One Terriglobales bacterium genomic region harbors:
- a CDS encoding BON domain-containing protein: MKTVVCTLFLLLATYALAQRAGQTPQPGQPPYGTPPTLPEERGPGRGNLPPDEQASPQQMSSGEVEQQIQQHLNSEPTLTGVKLNASATNSKVTLSGTVDNERQHDLAVRIAQSYAGDRQVVDKIKLRQ, from the coding sequence ATGAAAACAGTGGTATGCACGCTGTTCCTACTGCTGGCCACTTATGCTCTGGCGCAACGGGCGGGTCAGACGCCGCAGCCGGGGCAGCCGCCTTACGGCACTCCTCCGACGTTGCCAGAAGAGCGAGGGCCCGGGCGGGGCAACCTGCCGCCGGACGAGCAAGCCAGCCCTCAGCAGATGTCGAGCGGAGAAGTGGAGCAGCAAATTCAGCAACACCTGAATTCAGAGCCCACATTGACCGGCGTGAAGCTCAACGCTTCAGCCACTAATAGCAAAGTCACTCTGAGCGGAACAGTGGATAACGAGCGGCAGCACGATCTCGCCGTTCGCATTGCCCAGTCTTATGCCGGCGACCGGCAGGTCGTGGACAAGATCAAACTCCGTCAGTAG
- a CDS encoding CBS domain-containing protein → MKVREIMSSNAVCCLPSDTAQTVARLMRERNVGSIPVVSDQQSKKLVGMVTDRDLCVGIVADGLDPKTTRVEKFLTAHPVSCREGENVENCERAMQERQVRRIPVVDAEDRVIGIVAQADLALKEKPDRVHKTVAEISRANRPSAAA, encoded by the coding sequence ATGAAGGTACGAGAAATCATGAGCTCGAACGCGGTCTGTTGCCTGCCGAGCGACACCGCGCAGACCGTAGCCCGTCTTATGCGTGAACGCAATGTCGGATCCATACCGGTAGTGAGCGATCAGCAATCCAAGAAGTTGGTCGGCATGGTCACAGACCGCGACCTGTGCGTGGGGATCGTGGCCGACGGACTGGATCCGAAGACTACCCGTGTTGAGAAATTCTTAACCGCACACCCTGTCAGCTGCCGCGAAGGCGAGAATGTGGAGAACTGCGAGCGGGCGATGCAGGAGCGTCAGGTCCGGCGCATTCCCGTGGTAGATGCGGAAGATCGCGTCATCGGCATTGTGGCTCAGGCTGATCTGGCACTGAAAGAGAAGCCAGACAGAGTCCACAAGACGGTGGCAGAAATTTCCCGAGCCAACCGGCCTTCCGCAGCTGCGTGA